The window GGGCGTTCCTGGTGACCCCGACCCAGCCCATCCCCGAGCCGGGTTCCAAGCAGGTCGAATCGCAAGTTTACAGATAAAAGGAGCCGGGTCCTCCCGGAGCACTCATACATGGCGAAGATTCCTAACGTAATCGTGATCGGCGGCGGGCTGGCAGGCTTGTCGGCGGTGATCAAGATCGCGGAGATGGGCGGGCACGCGGACCTGTTCTCCATCGTGCCGGTGAAGCGTTCCCATTCGGTGTGCGCCCAGGGCGGCATCAACGCGGCCAAGAACCTGAAGGGCGAGGGCGACTCGACTTGGATCCACACCGACGACACCGTCTACGGCGGCGATTTCCTGGCCAACCAGCCGCCGGTCAAAGCCATGTGCGAGATGGCGCCGGCCATCATCGACCTGCTCGACCGCATGGGCGTCACCTTCAACCGCACTGCCGAAGGCCTGCTGGACTTCCGGCGTTTCGGCGGCACGCTGTTCAACCGTACCGCGTTCGCCGGGGCCACCACCGGCCAACAACTCCTGTATGCGCTCGATGAGCAGGTGCGGCGCTACGAGGCCGAAGGCAAGGTCACGAAATACGAAGGCTGGGAATTCCTGTCGGCGGTGCTCGACAACCAGCGCATCTGCCGCGGCATCTGCGCCATGGACTTGCGCTCCATGGAGGTCCGCACCTTCCCCGCCGACGCCATCATCGTCTGCACCGGCGGCATCGGAGCCATCTACGGCAAGTCCACAAATTCCGTGGTGTGCACCGGATCGGCCCAGTCGGCTCTCTACCAGCAGGGTTGTTACTACGCCAACGGCGAGTTCATCCAGGTGCATCCGACCTGCGTGCCGGGCGAGGACAAGTTGCGGCTGATGTCGGAGTCCGCGCGCGGCGAGGGCGGCCGGGTGTGGGTTCCCAAGCAGCCGGGCGACAAGCGTGATCCCAAGTCCATCCCGCAGAACGAGCGCTGGTACTTCCTCGAGGAGTGGTATCCGAAGTACGGCAACCTGGTGCCCCGCGACATCGCCACCCGCGCCATCCATAAGGTCGTGTACGAACACGGCCTCGGCATCGATGGCTCGCCGATGGTTTACCTCGACCTGACCCACATTGATCGCAAGATCCTGGACAAGAAACTGGAAGGCATTCTCGAGATCTACGAGAAGTTTGTGGGCGACGATCCGCGCGACGTCCCCATGAAGATCTTCCCCGGCATGCACTACACCATGGGGGGCATGTGGGTGGACTTCAATCAGCAAACCAACCTCCAGGGCATTTACTCCGCCGGCGAGTGCGATTACTCGATCCACGGCGCCAACCGTCTGGGCGCGAATTCCCTGGTGTCGTGCATCTACGGCGGATTCATCGCCGGGCCGCAGACCATCAAGTACGCCAAGAGCCTGGCCGAGGCCAAGAGCAACGGCCACTTCGAAGCGGAGACGAAGCGGCAGGAAGAGATCAACGCCCGCCTGATGTCGAACCAGGGGAACGAAAACCCGTTCCGGTTGTGGCGCGAGCTGGGCGACATCATGACCAAGAACGCCACCGTCATCCGCTACAACAAGAACCTGAAAG is drawn from Terriglobales bacterium and contains these coding sequences:
- the sdhA gene encoding succinate dehydrogenase flavoprotein subunit translates to MAKIPNVIVIGGGLAGLSAVIKIAEMGGHADLFSIVPVKRSHSVCAQGGINAAKNLKGEGDSTWIHTDDTVYGGDFLANQPPVKAMCEMAPAIIDLLDRMGVTFNRTAEGLLDFRRFGGTLFNRTAFAGATTGQQLLYALDEQVRRYEAEGKVTKYEGWEFLSAVLDNQRICRGICAMDLRSMEVRTFPADAIIVCTGGIGAIYGKSTNSVVCTGSAQSALYQQGCYYANGEFIQVHPTCVPGEDKLRLMSESARGEGGRVWVPKQPGDKRDPKSIPQNERWYFLEEWYPKYGNLVPRDIATRAIHKVVYEHGLGIDGSPMVYLDLTHIDRKILDKKLEGILEIYEKFVGDDPRDVPMKIFPGMHYTMGGMWVDFNQQTNLQGIYSAGECDYSIHGANRLGANSLVSCIYGGFIAGPQTIKYAKSLAEAKSNGHFEAETKRQEEINARLMSNQGNENPFRLWRELGDIMTKNATVIRYNKNLKETDAKLVELLERYRHVNLSDRSQWANTSFVFARQLYNMLQLGRVIVQGAAMRDESRGAHYKPDFPERDDKNWLKTTKATFAPDADEPRFEFEPVDTSLIPPRPRRYDATA